A portion of the Sulfuricurvum kujiense DSM 16994 genome contains these proteins:
- the prfB gene encoding peptide chain release factor 2, whose amino-acid sequence MDHYEYTELLKTLTTKMQNVTGVVRPQEISARLSEIEALENSDGFWNDAAAAGVIQKEKTQLERRLAKYSKTFNTLGDAVDLYEMAKEEGDEETIESLFADAGSLENNVKSMEVEVLLSGEHDSHNAIVTIHPGAGGTESQDWASMLLRMYTRWAERHDFTVEMLDYQAGEEAGIKDAALLIKGVNVYGYLKNENGIHRLVRISPYDSAAKRHTSFTSVMVSPELDDDIDIDIEDRDIRIDTYRASGAGGQHVNKTESAIRITHIPTGIVVQCQNDRSQHKNKATAFKMLKSRLYELEMEKKQAAVDGIEKSENGWGHQIRSYVLAPYQQVKDTRSGIPYSNISNILDGDIDEMIEGVLIALSRKDDDE is encoded by the coding sequence ATGGATCATTACGAATATACTGAATTACTAAAAACACTTACAACGAAAATGCAAAACGTCACCGGTGTTGTCCGCCCGCAAGAGATTAGCGCACGTTTGAGCGAAATCGAAGCACTGGAAAATTCAGACGGATTTTGGAACGATGCGGCTGCCGCAGGGGTTATCCAAAAAGAGAAAACCCAGCTGGAGCGCCGTTTGGCAAAATACTCCAAAACATTCAATACCCTAGGCGATGCCGTCGATTTGTATGAAATGGCGAAGGAAGAAGGGGATGAGGAAACCATCGAGTCTCTTTTCGCCGACGCAGGATCGTTGGAAAACAACGTAAAATCAATGGAAGTTGAAGTCCTCCTTTCCGGCGAGCACGACAGCCATAACGCCATCGTCACTATCCATCCGGGTGCGGGTGGAACCGAGTCTCAGGACTGGGCTTCGATGCTGCTTCGAATGTACACCCGATGGGCGGAGCGGCATGATTTTACCGTCGAGATGCTCGACTATCAAGCCGGGGAAGAGGCGGGGATCAAAGATGCAGCGCTCCTCATTAAAGGGGTCAATGTCTACGGTTATCTGAAAAACGAAAACGGCATCCATCGCCTTGTCCGTATCAGCCCGTACGACTCTGCGGCCAAACGCCATACCAGTTTCACCTCGGTCATGGTCTCTCCTGAACTCGACGATGATATCGATATCGATATCGAAGACCGCGATATCCGTATCGATACCTACCGCGCATCAGGCGCGGGAGGGCAGCACGTCAACAAAACCGAATCGGCGATCCGTATCACCCATATCCCTACGGGAATTGTTGTTCAGTGTCAAAATGACCGAAGTCAGCACAAAAACAAAGCGACCGCGTTTAAAATGCTCAAATCCCGTCTTTATGAACTCGAAATGGAGAAAAAACAGGCAGCCGTCGACGGTATCGAAAAAAGCGAAAACGGCTGGGGACACCAGATCCGATCTTATGTTTTGGCTCCGTATCAACAAGTCAAAGATACCCGTTCGGGGATCCCTTATTCCAACATCAGCAACATCCTCGATGGCGACATTGATGAAATGATCGAAGGTGTTCTCATCGCCCTCAGCCGCAAAGATGACGACGAATAA
- the fliE gene encoding flagellar hook-basal body complex protein FliE, protein MTNIHSLKSLSTADLLANKSGNAVEGSSTDFAQELKNALGNVNQMQVDGEKAMSDIATGSVKDLHQAAIAIDKAEISMKLMLEVRNKALNAYKEITRTQM, encoded by the coding sequence ATGACTAACATTCACTCGCTTAAATCGCTTTCAACCGCCGATTTACTGGCTAACAAAAGCGGTAATGCGGTCGAAGGCAGCAGCACCGATTTTGCGCAAGAGCTCAAAAACGCCCTCGGCAATGTCAACCAAATGCAAGTTGACGGCGAGAAAGCGATGAGCGATATCGCAACCGGAAGCGTCAAAGACCTTCACCAAGCGGCTATTGCGATCGATAAAGCCGAAATCAGTATGAAATTAATGCTCGAAGTACGAAACAAGGCGCTTAACGCCTATAAAGAAATTACCCGAACGCAAATGTGA
- a CDS encoding peptidoglycan D,D-transpeptidase FtsI family protein, whose product MRHSNKSKKILALFLLLMFGFVIFLAVMLYTALHKRDIPSIYSEDTAKAQRGSIISADGFHIATTQKLYKAVVNTRNIDPGKEELFVQLFSIYSGMDPKEIKERLHTRKGSVTLSYHISPKEAMYLKTLAFELRRLGVFIEYETPNGDRILQGLNILESGEARQYPYGNLLTPLLGYPRKIEEDGYTRVYGIKGLEKFFDEELNPQQNKTQKALRDVNGYLILNKQSDVKRQINGLTVKLNIPILLQSRVEIITDQIKQKLQADEIIATVMESKTGKIIALASSNRFDPNHIRVQDYPSLNANVIEYSYEPGSVIKPIIFSLMLDRGLINPYDMVNGHNGRFTMGTKTIVDEHAFSMLSAEDVLVYSSNIGIAQLAQKLNGVEFTEGLKRFGFTHFSGIDLPYEKRGSVPSSAQLNNYLYKAITAYGYGMRANPMQLVKAFNVFNNGGKLINPMVVEALYDDNGRIIPMQIQAPTQVIAPATAERMKQILIKTVNVGTGTIAKTPGLEVGGKTGTAHIAKNGAYVNSYHTSFIGFANDSKHNYTIGITVIEPRTVYFASITAVPVFKAIVDLMVEEKYLTPDPAAAAAASEPSNAESTHL is encoded by the coding sequence ATGCGCCATTCCAATAAATCTAAAAAGATACTTGCCCTTTTTCTCCTCCTGATGTTCGGTTTCGTCATCTTTTTGGCGGTCATGCTCTACACCGCCTTGCACAAACGGGACATCCCCTCTATCTATTCCGAAGATACCGCCAAAGCACAGCGGGGCTCCATCATTAGCGCTGACGGATTTCATATCGCCACGACCCAAAAATTGTATAAAGCGGTCGTCAATACCCGCAATATCGATCCGGGTAAAGAGGAGCTGTTCGTTCAGCTTTTCAGCATCTACAGCGGCATGGATCCCAAAGAGATCAAAGAGCGCCTCCATACCCGAAAAGGATCCGTTACCCTAAGCTACCATATCAGCCCCAAAGAGGCGATGTACCTAAAAACCCTTGCATTCGAACTTCGCCGTCTCGGCGTCTTTATCGAGTATGAAACCCCAAACGGAGACCGTATTTTGCAGGGGCTGAACATTTTAGAGAGCGGTGAAGCACGGCAATACCCCTACGGCAATCTCCTTACTCCCCTTTTAGGCTATCCGCGCAAAATCGAAGAGGACGGATATACCCGGGTCTACGGGATCAAAGGGCTGGAGAAGTTTTTTGACGAGGAACTTAATCCTCAGCAAAATAAAACCCAAAAAGCACTCCGCGATGTCAACGGCTATCTGATTTTGAATAAACAAAGTGACGTCAAGCGCCAGATTAACGGCTTGACCGTGAAACTTAATATTCCGATTTTGCTTCAATCCAGAGTGGAAATCATTACCGACCAGATCAAACAAAAGCTTCAGGCCGATGAGATCATCGCTACCGTCATGGAGTCCAAAACAGGGAAAATTATCGCGTTGGCAAGTTCGAACCGTTTTGATCCAAACCACATTCGGGTCCAAGACTACCCATCACTCAATGCCAATGTTATCGAATACAGCTATGAGCCGGGATCCGTTATCAAACCGATTATTTTCTCCCTAATGCTCGATCGCGGTCTAATCAACCCTTACGATATGGTCAACGGGCATAACGGACGTTTTACGATGGGTACGAAAACGATTGTTGACGAACATGCGTTTAGTATGCTCAGTGCCGAAGACGTTCTGGTTTATTCGTCGAATATCGGGATTGCCCAATTGGCGCAAAAGCTTAACGGTGTTGAATTTACCGAAGGTCTGAAACGGTTCGGATTTACCCATTTCAGCGGCATTGACCTGCCGTATGAAAAGCGGGGATCCGTCCCCTCTTCCGCACAACTCAATAATTATCTGTACAAAGCGATTACCGCGTACGGCTACGGGATGCGTGCCAATCCCATGCAGTTGGTAAAAGCATTCAATGTGTTTAATAACGGAGGAAAACTCATCAACCCGATGGTTGTCGAAGCCCTTTATGACGATAACGGCCGAATTATTCCGATGCAGATACAGGCTCCTACTCAGGTTATCGCGCCTGCCACTGCCGAGAGGATGAAGCAGATTCTCATCAAAACGGTCAATGTCGGAACGGGAACGATCGCTAAAACGCCGGGCTTGGAAGTGGGAGGAAAAACGGGAACGGCGCATATCGCCAAAAACGGAGCTTACGTCAACAGCTACCACACCTCGTTTATCGGATTTGCCAATGATTCAAAACATAACTATACGATCGGCATCACCGTTATTGAGCCGCGTACCGTCTATTTTGCGTCCATTACCGCCGTACCCGTTTTTAAAGCGATCGTTGATTTGATGGTAGAGGAGAAATATCTTACTCCCGACCCGGCGGCTGCAGCGGCGGCGTCAGAACCCTCAAATGCGGAGTCTACACACCTTTAA
- a CDS encoding arginyltransferase, translated as MTTNNTNAIIKECALHEPCSYIAGKSQSIHYKIIHECTKEQCEALILRGWRRFGSMYFRPICQDCRACESLKIDVNRYNFKKSDRRILRKNAHLTTVIRQPTLTREHLNLFDRYHRYKHHTRSWDAPKSDPKNYYASFVQGHGDFGFEILYFEGEKLIAVDLVDILEEGISALYCYYDPEYGSQSLGRYTLLQQIEFARRLGLKWIYLGYYVEECQSLAYKGSYSPSLELVGRPEEDEIPIWKEIGHENNPL; from the coding sequence ATGACGACGAATAATACCAATGCCATTATAAAAGAGTGTGCGCTCCATGAGCCGTGCTCTTATATAGCGGGAAAATCCCAAAGCATTCACTATAAAATCATTCATGAATGCACGAAAGAGCAATGTGAAGCACTCATCCTCCGAGGCTGGCGGCGGTTCGGATCGATGTATTTTCGCCCCATCTGTCAAGATTGCCGGGCGTGTGAAAGTCTGAAAATTGATGTCAATCGCTATAATTTCAAAAAATCCGACCGCCGCATTCTACGAAAAAACGCCCATCTCACCACGGTTATACGCCAACCTACCCTTACCCGCGAACATCTGAATCTCTTTGACCGCTATCACCGGTACAAACACCATACCCGAAGCTGGGATGCCCCGAAAAGCGATCCGAAAAACTACTATGCCTCGTTCGTTCAGGGACACGGCGATTTCGGTTTTGAAATACTATACTTTGAGGGGGAGAAGCTCATCGCCGTCGATCTGGTCGATATACTCGAAGAGGGGATCAGCGCTCTGTATTGCTATTACGATCCTGAGTACGGAAGCCAATCCCTCGGGCGCTATACTTTGCTGCAGCAGATTGAATTTGCCCGCCGTTTAGGGCTCAAATGGATTTATCTGGGCTATTATGTCGAAGAGTGCCAAAGTTTAGCCTACAAAGGCTCTTATTCCCCTTCTCTTGAGCTTGTCGGAAGGCCCGAAGAGGATGAGATTCCGATTTGGAAAGAGATAGGCCATGAAAATAATCCGCTTTAA
- the panC gene encoding pantoate--beta-alanine ligase: MIIARSAQELKDALETKTGSVGFVPTMGALHIGHRTLIDAARKGNDTVVVSIFVNPTQFLPGEDLSKYPRREEADFKICSLSGIDILFYPDVNAMYGDDEVRITAPDVRGFILEGASRPGHFDGVLTVVMKLFNIVRPTRAYFGKKDAQQLAMIIQMVNNFFMDVEIVPMETVRESDGLALSSRNVYLSPSERQEALKLSAALKSATKMVMQGNLSSSDIKTNMESILSPLDVEYVAIVNRAFESIEKVVLGNTIILVAARVGTTRLIDNVWM; this comes from the coding sequence ATGATTATCGCACGTTCCGCGCAAGAACTTAAAGATGCACTTGAGACTAAAACCGGATCGGTCGGATTTGTTCCGACGATGGGGGCGCTTCATATCGGTCATCGCACCCTTATCGATGCGGCACGAAAGGGCAACGATACGGTGGTTGTCTCGATCTTCGTGAATCCGACCCAATTTTTGCCGGGTGAGGATTTGAGCAAATATCCCCGCCGCGAAGAGGCCGATTTTAAAATCTGCTCACTCAGCGGCATCGATATCCTTTTTTATCCCGATGTGAATGCTATGTACGGTGATGATGAGGTGCGGATCACGGCTCCCGATGTGAGAGGATTTATTCTTGAGGGTGCTTCACGCCCGGGGCATTTTGACGGGGTACTGACGGTGGTTATGAAACTGTTTAATATCGTCCGTCCGACACGGGCTTATTTCGGGAAGAAAGATGCGCAGCAGCTTGCCATGATCATCCAGATGGTCAATAATTTTTTTATGGATGTTGAGATCGTTCCGATGGAGACGGTACGAGAATCAGACGGACTGGCACTCTCATCCCGTAATGTTTATTTGAGCCCAAGCGAACGGCAAGAGGCGTTGAAACTCTCTGCCGCACTTAAAAGTGCGACGAAGATGGTAATGCAGGGCAATCTGAGCAGTAGCGATATCAAAACGAATATGGAAAGCATTCTCAGCCCGCTGGACGTCGAGTACGTTGCGATCGTCAACAGGGCGTTTGAATCGATTGAGAAAGTCGTGCTCGGAAATACGATCATACTGGTTGCGGCAAGGGTGGGAACGACACGCTTAATCGATAACGTATGGATGTAA